The DNA region atccaaacgttggatttttttttttttttaaatcaattttataagaaaaaaaatttaaaaatttcgatttttttttataaaaattgaaaatttccatttttttttatttttatttttgttttataattttatttaaataaaaatttacgtttaaaaaaataataaaattttcgtttaataaaatgaaattttttgttttttaaaactaaataaaaaatagttttttttttttaaataaaaatttccgtttttttttttaaatattaaaattttttgtttaaaatatttttttttctaaaaaaatattatttttaaattaaaatatttcctttttttaaaaaatcaatttttttttttgaatttataggggtatttttgtcttattgagaaatctataggggtatttttgtcttattgctagtcttataggggtatttttgtcttattgagaaatctataggggtatttttgtcttattgctagtcttgggagggacattgacaatattttggtagtttggaggggacattgtcacaattgaaagtttgggggggatattgtcaattgggtggtagtttgaggggggtatgtggactttaccctttaatttatatataacttAGGACTCAAATAAGAGAAGtgttacatattttaaatatttttttcaaaagttagttcgtaaataatgtgttaccatctcataagatttattattttgggaggTGTGTCACCAATTCATGGGATGATGACATATCATTTGCaaaccaacttttgaaaagaaattttgagatgtgtagcatttctttcaaaatgataaataatgaatgcattttttaataacgaatccaaaataaaaataaaacagtgtaaaaaagtataataaaataataggaAATATATacgtaaaaaaatatttgatcctTTCTAAGAGGTAAGGCTGGCAATTTAAGAAGAGCACAATTAAAATAAAGCATACAAGACCCTATGAGCATCTCCAGCAGGCTGCCAGAGACGGAGGAAGGGGAGGGCCGGTGTAGGCCAGGGCCCTCCCCCAAAAAATTTTagcaagtaaaaaaaataataataataatttaggcCCATTGGCCTTGtcccaatatatttttttggcccaatccaataatttttttgcCCTGTCTAATCAATTTTTTGgccctagatttttttttttaggcttatACCCATAAACCCattcaaacacacacacaagagTTGTCGATTGCAGAAGGAAAATCCCGATATTGCAGGCTTCGCAgtagaacgaaaaaaaaaattcagaagaaaataaaaacttggaAATCGCTACTGCAAACGTTGATCTTTCAGTATCCTCTGTAGTCTCAAAgaagttgaaacttgaaagaacTTCACTTGAACTTGAAGTCTTGATCTCCGGCGCCGGCAGGTAGCAGCCGCGGCAGTAGATTGTAAGTTTTCAAAACcctaacttcaatttttttttcttcaatttttatgcTTGCTTTACTTCTCCCAGAAATTGTATTCACAATCACCATTGTAGTTTGTGAATACAATGGTAGCGCTTCTTGCCTCTTGCCTCTTGGCACTTCTTGCGCTATGCTCTGTCTCTGCTCTCTCACTGTTCTTTCTGTTTTCTCTTCTTGGGTTTCTTGAATTTCAGtggatttaaattttgaatgcGGTTAAATGACTTGAATGagggttgagagagagaaagggttaTGCTTGTTGCCGTTGGGAATGGGTTTTTCGTTGATTCACTGattggtttttgtttcttttctcttcttttttggcaATTTGCCAATTTCAAAGGTTGAACGATCATTTTTCAAGTAAAATTCTATTTGTAATTGTATGGGTTTGTGAAAAAGTGACATTCAACTAATTCAAGTTGTACGTTCCAAGGTCCCAactattttactattttactattttacattttttaatttaactatttaacattgtttttttttttttgttcgtttaCTGTATGTTGTTAGTCTTAGATTGGATTGCGTTTAATCAACGAGAGGAAATTCGAAGAGCTTACATTAAAACTAGTACGTACCAACGTAATATCTCAAAGTACCGAAAATCTGAAAATCTTaatgtatttttcatttatgcttTCACCATTACTTaactattttaatatatttttcatttcaattaaaaaataataatttatgtctTAGCTTAGCTCAGGCCATCAAACTTTCTGGATCCGTCCTTGCAGCAGATTAGTTAAAAGACtaatattagttatatttagttattattgttctttttttggttcCGACAGAGTAGTTTGCCCTTAGCTAGAATAGCTACATTGCTACATTGAATAGCAATTTggagctattcactgtagcacattagatgaataaaatattgtttatttttctttatttcactCCTTTTTACCCATATGTTATTTCTTCTTAACACTTTTTCATATCTGCTACGTCTctttctcaaacacaaaatttcttcacacaaaatttatctcttactcacaaaatttcttcacatagttgaattaaaaaattaaatgcagaaaaaatttatttcataaaagCACACGgatgaaaataaatcaattgcaaaaaattattgcatagaaacacacagatggaaacaaatcaattgtagttggatgaaaaaatttatctatgttattaattttaaggatTAGTACTTGTATGTGAGATGAGTGTTtttcatatgtgtttatttttgtttttatgaatgatttctatatatgtgtttgttttcctttaattaagtgttagcaataatataataaaaaaagaatgaaaaattatattttaaagcaagtacaTAATGAGAGAATATGTTGGAATatgtagtaaaaaaataatagttaaaataaaaaattatatttttttattaggtaaAATACTGGAGATGCGCTAAGTAGCaactattttaatatttttcactcCCGCTGCAAAACAACATTATAATAAGGCCTCTCAAACAAGTTCTtattaatgtttgaatttaatgttcgggttttagttttttttttttttNNNNNNNNNNNNNNNNNNNNNNNNNNNNNNNNNNNNNNNNNNNNNNNNNNNNNNNNNNNNNNNNNNNNNNNNNNNNNNNNNNNNNNNNNNNNNNNNNNNNGAAAAGACTGCTGCACGCTAACATTGGCTGAGTTTATTACCAACATTTCCTATTTTACCCCTTATCGTTGTAGACAATACCTATTTTGTCCCTTCAAAACACCCTTTAGTTAATTTGTTTTCTATCGTGCCAtatgggcatttttgtcttttaagaCAATTGAGTTCTCCCACACGCCAGTGGCGGTGGGTAGGCAACAGCATGATAGTCAAACAAAGAACAGTGCCATGGGTCTTGGGGTGTGTGCTGGGGTTTGCCAAACAAACCCATGTGTCATCATTTTTCCCTACCTGACCCACAAAGTTTGACTATTGGACGCACGAAATTGTTGACAAAGATCAAAGCAACACCAAAAGGATAGTAGCTATGATTTGGTTTCCTCAATCTTCGTGGTCTATCGATTACACACAAGCTGATGATGACATCGGCAGCTCTGGACATGGATTCCGTCAGAGCAGCACCAACTACCATCTGCCACATGGTGGCCATGCCTTACCCAGGTCGCGGCCACATCAATTCGATGATGAACTTCTGCAAGATACTAGCTTCGAAGCAGCCCGACATTCTCGTCACCTTCGTTGTCACCGAGGAATGGCTCGGCTTCATAGGCTCCGACCCTAAGCCGGAAAACATACACTTCGCCTCCATACCTAATGTTGTCCCATCGGAGCTGGTTCGCGCCGCTGATTTGAGCAAGTTCATAGAAGCCGTCATAACGAAGATGGAAGCCCCAATCGAGCGGCTCCTGAACATACTGGAGCCGCTTCCGACAGTTATCGTGGCTGATACTTGGTTGTTTTGGGCGGTCGGCATCGGGAAGCGTAGGAATATTCCGGTGGCGATGTATTGGCCTATGTCGGCTTCGATGTTCACAGTCATCCAACATTTCCATCTTTTTGCCCAAAACGGTCATTTCCCAGTTGACATCTCAGGTGAGTAGAAAACGAAAGAGATCATTTTTACCCAAATGCTTGTTTCAATTGATACAAATTTCTCTCCGGCTATATGTCTACTTGTATGCATGCAACAGCAAAAGGCGATGAGCAAGTGGACTATATTCCTGGAATTTCTTCCACGCGTCTAGTGGATCTACTTGCTTCATCGAATGGGAGCAACCTACAAATAACGCATAGGCTCCTGGAAGCTTTTTCATGGTTGAGCAAAGCACAGTATCTCTTACTCACTTCCTTGTACGAGCTCGAATCTCAAGCAATCGATGTTCTAAAATCAGAGTTCCCATTCCCTGTCTATGCTGTTGCCCCAGCCATACCTTACTTGGATGTTGCAGAAAATTCCCCCCAAGCTTCCGACGACAGTGACCCCAACTACTTTGAATGGCTCGATTCTC from Corylus avellana chromosome ca10, CavTom2PMs-1.0 includes:
- the LOC132164226 gene encoding UDP-glycosyltransferase 87A1-like, translated to MMTSAALDMDSVRAAPTTICHMVAMPYPGRGHINSMMNFCKILASKQPDILVTFVVTEEWLGFIGSDPKPENIHFASIPNVVPSELVRAADLSKFIEAVITKMEAPIERLLNILEPLPTVIVADTWLFWAVGIGKRRNIPVAMYWPMSASMFTVIQHFHLFAQNGHFPVDISAKGDEQVDYIPGISSTRLVDLLASSNGSNLQITHRLLEAFSWLSKAQYLLLTSLYELESQAIDVLKSEFPFPVYAVAPAIPYLDVAENSPQASDDSDPNYFEWLDSQPRSSVVYISMGSLLSVSSAQMDELAAGLRGSGVGFLWVARGEACRLKEVCGDRGLVVPWCDQLRVLSHSSIGGFLTHCGWNSIQEGVFCGVPFLTFPIVADQIQNSKLIVEDWRIGWRVKEDVGVDCLVAREQIKGIVQKFMDLESGEVKEMRKRTSELQQICQRAIEKGGSSETNISAFIRDISQCHGR